GTTTGAATCAAACCTGTTGGCAATCCGCCACCCGTGCCTGTTGTCGAATTTAAAATTGAACTCAACGATCCGTTGCCAATAATTCCCAACAAATCACTTAACTGTGAACTTGGGAGTCCGATATTGCCGGCACCCTGAGTGGCACCACCAATAAGAACGGGGATGATGGCGCTGAGATCATTACTGTTGCCAAGACCTGAACCATTGAGAGCAGAACCTGCCATTCCCAGGATCATACTGATCTGTGAACTATCTAACATCAATCCTGATGAAAGTTTTTGATTCGTGATTTTAGTTGCGACGTTGTGATCAACAGAATGTTCTTTCAAAGCCGCTTCAATATTATTAAGCATCTTTTGTGCTTCAGAGTTATTCACGACAGGAGCTGTTGAAGCTGCCTCTTGTGAACCGTCGTTAGTTGCTTTTAGTGGAGCTAAGTTATTATTGCATCCTGCAAGAAACCCAATCGCTAACAATGCTGAAACGATAACCTGTTTGTTCATGTGGTTCCCTCCTCATTGAGATCCGAAATCAGGTTAGTTCTAAATTTTGAAAATAAAAACCGGGTGAAAAAAATAAATTTTGCGCTGTTCACGCTTCTGACAGTTTTAAAAAACTAAGTGTTCAAAAAATTTTCACTAGAGCTGAGATAACATAAGAATGACTGATCGTTGTTCAGTTCAAAAAGCTTACGACGTTTTTTTCGTTTATTATGTAAATGTGGTAATCTCAAAACGAAGCGATGAAAAATCTCATCGCCGTTCTAATAACAACAGAATGCTCGCTACAAAGATTTATGCGAACGCATGCACTTTTTATTTTTTCAAAATCGCAGCGGCAATCTCAGTAAATCCCAAACCACCACGCGCTTTCGTCACGTAAGTAGGCTTGTTCTTAATCTGATCAATGAAGTTTTGAATATTCGCAACGGCAAAACTGTGAGGGAAGTAGGTGAACATTGGCTCATCGTTTGGAGAATCTCCGCTAAAGCCACAGACTTTTTTTGCGTCTTCTGCATTCACGCCAAATTCTTTTTCTAAGAAGCGCAAAGACATCGTGAGTTTGTCATAACTTCCAAACCAACCATTCACGTGAATGGAGCTGACTTTTGCTTGAGCGCCATGGGAATGAAAGATATCGACAATCTTTTGCACTTCACTTTGAGGCAGAGCGGGGACGTCCTCACAGAAATCGATGGCCAGATCCATCAAACGACAAAACTGATCACTGGCAAGATCGCAGCCAGGAACTTTTTGAAGAATTTCTTTTTCCAACTGCTGAAGCTTTAAGCGATTTTCTTTTTGTGTTTGCTCATCAAAAAAGAAATGGCGATGCATTTTTTTTCCATGGTAGCGGAAATAAAATCCGCCGTTTTCTCCAACAATGCCACTCACGGGCCAGACGCGCGCAATCATTTCGCACCAACCAGCAGGACGACCCGTTACCGGAATTACGTGGATGCCGGAGTCATGAAGTTTCCATAAAGCCTCGTAAGCTTCAGGACCTAGATGACCTTCATCCGTCAAAGTGTCGTCGATATCTGTGAGAAGAAATTGAAGTCGGTGATTGAAATTCGAAACGTCTTGCATACCTCAAGGTACCAGCTTCCCATCGTACCGAAAAGGAACATGTACCTTTTTTCGACAGAGGGAAGCAGGTACCTATGGCGAATGGCTGGTACCTATGGCGAGGGTTGTCAAAAATTAGACTTGCACCAAAAGGCAATCGCCTTCATTTTTTGTCTATATATATAGTACGGGCTACACCACAGACATTTGTCTAGGTGAGATCCGAACTACAATGAAGGACTTAGCATGGCCAAAAAAAGTGACGCATCAGATGGTATTAAGCTTGTCATTGTGGAGTCTCCCACAAAAGCCAAGACCATTCGTAAGTTCCTCGGAAGAGATTATGTCGTTGAATCTTGCATGGGTCATATCCGTGACCTGCCACAATCTGCGAAAGACATTCCTGAGAAAGTAAAAAAAGAGAAGTGGGCACAGCTTGGTGTCAACGTCGATAAAAACTTTGAACCTCTTTACTGCGTTCCTAAAGACAAAGTGAAAGTGGTGAAAAACCTGAAAGACAAACTTGATGAAGCCTCAGAGCTCTTCCTCGCAACCGATGAAGACCGCGAAGGGGAGTCAATCAGTTGGCATTTGTTGGAAGTTCTAAAACCGAAAGTTCCCACAAAGCGCATGGTGTTTCATGAGATCACGAAGGACGCGATTCAGAAAGCGTTGAAAGATACACGTGAAATCGATTTGAATCTTGTGCGTGCACAAGAAGCGCGCCGTGTTTTAGACCGTTTGGTGGGTTACACCATTTCTCCGCTGCTTTGGAAAAAAGTGGCTTACGGTCTTTCTGCGGGTCGCGTGCAATCCGTGGCCGTTCGTTTGATTGTTGAAAGAGAACTTGAGCGCATCCGCTTTAAAAAATCCGCTTACTGGGGAGTTCTTGCCGAACTTTCTAAAGACGGTGTGAACTTCGAATCTCGTTTGCAGCAATATAAAAATCAAAGAGTTGCAACAGGTAAAGACTTCGACGGTTTGACAGGTCAACTGACAGCCGGAAAAGATGTTTTAGTTTTAGATGAAAAAACGGCGGCAAAACTCGCTGCTGATTTGAAATCCGGTGCATGGACTGTTTCTGATGTGGAAGAAAAACCCACGTTCAGAAAACCAGCGGCTCCGTTTATCACTTCGACTTTGCAACAGGAAGCCAACCGAAAATTAGGCCTAAGCTCTCGCGAAACAATGCAAGTCGCGCAGAAATTGTACGAGCAAGGTTTCATCACCTATATGCGTACGGATTCTACGTTCTTGTCGAATGAAGCGATCAATGCGTCTCGCGATTGTATTCAATCGAAATACGGAAAAGAGTATCTGACTCCACAACCGCGCAACTATGCTGCGAAAAAAGTGAAAGGCGCGCAAGAGGCCCATGAAGCCATCCGCCCTGCAGGAAATCAATTCATGGACCCAGATGAGACAGGTCTGACTGGAACTCAATTCCGCCTTTATGATTTGATCTGGAAACGCACGATTGCTTCGCAAATGGTCGACGCTCGTCAAAAGCAAGTGAGCGCAAAGATCACAGTGGGTGATGCTTTGTTTGGTGCTTCGGGAATGACAATTGAGTTCCCGGGTTTCTTGCGTGCTTACGTTGAAGGAAGTGACGATCCAGAAGCAGATTTGGCTGAAAGAGAAGTGCGCTTGCCGGCGTTGAAAGTCAAAGACGCTGTGAAATGCGCAAAATTAGATCCAACATCGCATGAAACAAAACCGCCAGCTCGTTATACAGAGGCAAGCCTTGTACAAACGATGGAAAAAGAAGGTATCGGTCGTCCGTCGACGTACGCTTCTGTTATCGGAACGATCATCGATCGTGGTTACGTTCGTAAGAATGGAACAGCTTTGATTCCGACTTTCACGGCGATGATTGTTTCAAAACTTTTAAGTCAGTATTTGTCTGAGTATGTGGATCTTGGATTTACTTCCGAGATGGAACAAAGTCTTGATAATATCGCCGACGGTGATTTGGATTGGGAAAAATATTTGGCGTCGATCTACAAAGGACCAAAAGGTCTGCGTTCCCGTGTCGACGATCAAGAGGAAAAAATCAATCCCGATGAAGCGCGCACAATGACTTTGGAAGGCATGGATAAATATAAATTCCACGTCGGCCGTTATGGTGCCTACGTCACAACAAAGCGTGACGGAGAAGATGTTAGTGCTTCGTTGCCAGACAATGAATCTCCTGCAGATATCACTCCTGAAATCGCTGAAAAATTGATTGATCAAAAAATCAATGGGGCTGACTCCATCGGAAAAGATCCAAAAACAGATCTTCCAGTTTACGTATTGAATGGCCGCTATGGTCCTTACGTGCAGCTGGGTGATGTGTCTCCAGAAGATGATAAACCAAAACGGGCTTCTCTTCCTCCAGGCACTCAGCCGGAGCAAGTGGATCTCAAGATGGCATTGGAACTTTTGTCTTTGCCAAAAACTTTGGGTGAACATCCCGGCACGGGTAAGGAAATCAAAGCGGGCTTGGGTCGCTTTGGTCCATTCGTTGTGCACGATGGAGATTATCGTTCTATTCCAAAAGGCGAAAGTATCTTCACAATCACTTTGGAAAGAGCTCTTGAAATGCTCAGCCAACCGAAGAAGGGGCGTGGTAAAGCGGCTCCATTGAAAGATCTTGGGGCACACCCGGATTCTGGCGATGCGATTCAGGTTTATAACGGACCTTACGGGCCTTACATTAAGAGCGGAAAAGTGAATGTGTCTTTGCCAGAGGGAACAACTCCCGACACAGTGACTTTAGAACAAGCTGTTGCCTTGATTAATGAAAAGGGCGGCACGAAGGTTAAAGGAAAAGGCAAAGCCAAAGGAGCTGCGAAAGCGGCTGCTCCCAAGAAGGCTTTAAAGAAAGCTACGACCGCTAAGGACAAAGCCGAAGCTCTCGGTGTCAAAAAAGTAGTCACTCGCAAGTCAAAAAAGTAATTTGTTCATCCCCCTTTTCGTAAGGGGGATTCTTTGCTAAATTTGCTCGACGTAATTTCAGGAACAGTCGGAGTAAGTATGAGCGACAGCTCACGCAAAGGACAATTAGAACTGGGGATCAATCGCGCTCCAGAGAAAGATAGAAACTTCCACTTGGGTGGACGTAGTTTTTATTTCTTCGACTTTGACGACAACATCGCGTTTCTTACGACACCTCTAATTCTTTTCCATAAAAATGATCGCTCCGAAGTGCAAATCTCTAGCGGAGATTTCGCTCAGTACCATCAGTCGATTGGTAAGTCCGGTCCTTACGCTGACTACCAACTTGATTTCTGTGACATGACAGGAACATTCCGTAACTTCCGCGATGTGCATATTGGTGAAGTCGAAAAACTTCAGGGTAAAAAGCAAATTTTCGTGCAAGATGTGGCCGCTGCTTTGGGCTTTCCGGATTTTCAATGGAAAGGTCCGTCTTGGGAGTGTTTCTATCACGCGGCGTTCAATCAACGCCCGGTTTCTGTGATCACGGCTCGCGGTCACCATCCCGAAACTTTAAAAGATGGCATCCGCGTTTTCGTTCAAAATAAACTGCTTCCTTTAGAACCTAATTACCTCAGCATCTATCCCGTGAGTCATAAAGAGACACGTTTAGAGTTGGGCGATTTGGATTTCACACAAGGAACCGCAGAGTTAAAACAGCGCGCCATTCGTGCGAGTGTGGAAAAGGCCATTGAACTTTATGGCTACAACGCACATCACCGTTTTGGTATGTCCGATGATGATCCTAAAAATATCCAACTTATCGTTGAAGAGATGACTCGACTAAAGGCGAGATTCCCTGAGATGTCTTTCTTTATGATCGAAACACAGCATGGAAACTTCATTAAACATGAAGTGAAGCTGGGCGGTTTGCGCGGTGAGAAAGTGGAGAACCTCTCACAACTGTCCTTTTTCGAAGAAGACAGACAAAAGTCCTAAAATCCTTCCCACGTCCTAATTTATGACGAGCTTCATAAATAGAATGCTCTCTACTAAATCTTTGATAATCTAATGAAATCAGTTTCGAACATGGAAGGATCAGCATGAGTTCATTCTCGAAAGGTGTTAAAGGTTTCATTGTTGCTGGATCATTGGCGATTTCATCGATTGCCTCAGCTCAGCTTAAAGAAGGTTTGGAATGCCGTTATCTCACGGTGATAGAACAAGGCTTCTTAGCAAATCACGTTAAGTATTCTAATCGTGATACTGAGTTGCAAACGCGAGTCGTAGATCAATATCTTAAGAGATTAGATCCTTCTAAAATTTATCTGACTCAAGCTGATGTTGAACAAATCAAAAAAATCACAGGCAATGTTTTTGAAAAAACAAAAAACAGAGATTGTGGCTTCCTTGATCAGACACAAAAGCTCGTTCTTGAGAGAGTGCAGGATCGCGCTGATTTTGCGAAAAAATACTTGGGCAAAGATTTTAAATTCGATGCCACAACGGAATTCACTTTCGATCCTGATAAAAAGCCTTGGCCAAAAGATGCTGCCGAAGCTAACGAATATCTAAAAAAATATATTCAATTCCAAATCGGAAATTACTTGGCAACAGACATGAAACTGGATGAAGCCAAGAAAAACGTCATTAAAAATTACGAGCGCGCAGTGAAGAGAACCCAAGAGACAACTCAAGATGATTTGTTCTCTGGTTACCTGGATTCTTTCGCAAGAGCTTTAGATCCACATTCAAGTTTCTTCTCTCGCGATGTGCTTGAAGATTTCGAAATTCAAATGCGTCTTTCTTTGGAAGGTATCGGAGCGACACTTTCTTCTCAAGACGGCTTCACAGTTGTGGAACAGCTTGTTCCTGGTGGGGCAGCGGCGAAATCAGGTTTGATTGAGCCTCAAGATAAGATCATTGCTGTCGGCCAAGAAAAAGGCGCGATGGAAAATGTGATTGATCAAGACTTGAAAGACGTTGTTAAAAAAATCCGTGGTAACAAAGGAACGAAAGTTCGTTTGACGATCTTGCGTAAATCCGGTGACGCGAAAAAACGTTTCGACGTTACGTTGACTCGTGAAAAAGTGAACTTGGAAGACGAGGCAGCATCTATCACGTTCGTTGATAAAGAAATCGACGGTAAGAAAAAGAAGTTGGGTATCATCAACTTCCCATCTTTCTATGCGGATTCTCGTCGTGGCGGCAGATCTTCTGCTGCGGATATGAAAAAACTTGTGAAAGAAGCTGTTGATAAAAAAGCAGACGGCTTAGTGCTGGATCTTTCTAATAACGGTGGTGGATCCCTTGAAGATGCTGTGAAAATCGCAGGTCTTTTCTTTCAAACTGGAAACGTGGTGAAGCAATCTTCTAAAAATGAAGGCCGTGCTGAATCAGCTCTTCGTGATACTGATCCAACAGTGGACTGGGCGGGACCTCTTGTTGTTTTGACAAGCCGTATTTCTGCTTCAGCTTCTGAAATCGTATCAGGAACTTTGCAAGATTATAAACGTGCCGTGATCGTTGGTGGTGACCATACATACGGTAAAGGAAGCGTTCAATCCGTTCTTCCGATTCCAAATAACTTGGGCGCCATCAAAGTGACTGTGGGTATGTTCTTTATCCCAGGTGGTAAATCGACTCAGCATCGCGGTGTTGATGCAGACGTTGTGTTGCCGGGGCCTTACAGCACGGATGACATTGGTGAGAAGTACATGGATTACTCCCTTCCGCCAAAAACAATTGAAGCGTTTATTTCTCCAGATGCTTACGTAAAAGAAGGCCCTGGTGCATGGAAGGAGCTGAAACCTGAGTGGTTGAAGTCTTTGCGTGATAGATCTTCTGAGCGTGTGGCTAAGAACGATGAATTTAAAAAGATCGTGGATGAGTTAAACAAAGCCAAAGCGCGCGGAAAAGTGATCCGTGTCAGCGAAGTGCTAAAAGATAAAAACGAAAAAGAT
This region of Bdellovibrio sp. BCCA genomic DNA includes:
- a CDS encoding HAD family hydrolase: MQDVSNFNHRLQFLLTDIDDTLTDEGHLGPEAYEALWKLHDSGIHVIPVTGRPAGWCEMIARVWPVSGIVGENGGFYFRYHGKKMHRHFFFDEQTQKENRLKLQQLEKEILQKVPGCDLASDQFCRLMDLAIDFCEDVPALPQSEVQKIVDIFHSHGAQAKVSSIHVNGWFGSYDKLTMSLRFLEKEFGVNAEDAKKVCGFSGDSPNDEPMFTYFPHSFAVANIQNFIDQIKNKPTYVTKARGGLGFTEIAAAILKK
- the topA gene encoding type I DNA topoisomerase; this encodes MAKKSDASDGIKLVIVESPTKAKTIRKFLGRDYVVESCMGHIRDLPQSAKDIPEKVKKEKWAQLGVNVDKNFEPLYCVPKDKVKVVKNLKDKLDEASELFLATDEDREGESISWHLLEVLKPKVPTKRMVFHEITKDAIQKALKDTREIDLNLVRAQEARRVLDRLVGYTISPLLWKKVAYGLSAGRVQSVAVRLIVERELERIRFKKSAYWGVLAELSKDGVNFESRLQQYKNQRVATGKDFDGLTGQLTAGKDVLVLDEKTAAKLAADLKSGAWTVSDVEEKPTFRKPAAPFITSTLQQEANRKLGLSSRETMQVAQKLYEQGFITYMRTDSTFLSNEAINASRDCIQSKYGKEYLTPQPRNYAAKKVKGAQEAHEAIRPAGNQFMDPDETGLTGTQFRLYDLIWKRTIASQMVDARQKQVSAKITVGDALFGASGMTIEFPGFLRAYVEGSDDPEADLAEREVRLPALKVKDAVKCAKLDPTSHETKPPARYTEASLVQTMEKEGIGRPSTYASVIGTIIDRGYVRKNGTALIPTFTAMIVSKLLSQYLSEYVDLGFTSEMEQSLDNIADGDLDWEKYLASIYKGPKGLRSRVDDQEEKINPDEARTMTLEGMDKYKFHVGRYGAYVTTKRDGEDVSASLPDNESPADITPEIAEKLIDQKINGADSIGKDPKTDLPVYVLNGRYGPYVQLGDVSPEDDKPKRASLPPGTQPEQVDLKMALELLSLPKTLGEHPGTGKEIKAGLGRFGPFVVHDGDYRSIPKGESIFTITLERALEMLSQPKKGRGKAAPLKDLGAHPDSGDAIQVYNGPYGPYIKSGKVNVSLPEGTTPDTVTLEQAVALINEKGGTKVKGKGKAKGAAKAAAPKKALKKATTAKDKAEALGVKKVVTRKSKK
- a CDS encoding S41 family peptidase, encoding MSSFSKGVKGFIVAGSLAISSIASAQLKEGLECRYLTVIEQGFLANHVKYSNRDTELQTRVVDQYLKRLDPSKIYLTQADVEQIKKITGNVFEKTKNRDCGFLDQTQKLVLERVQDRADFAKKYLGKDFKFDATTEFTFDPDKKPWPKDAAEANEYLKKYIQFQIGNYLATDMKLDEAKKNVIKNYERAVKRTQETTQDDLFSGYLDSFARALDPHSSFFSRDVLEDFEIQMRLSLEGIGATLSSQDGFTVVEQLVPGGAAAKSGLIEPQDKIIAVGQEKGAMENVIDQDLKDVVKKIRGNKGTKVRLTILRKSGDAKKRFDVTLTREKVNLEDEAASITFVDKEIDGKKKKLGIINFPSFYADSRRGGRSSAADMKKLVKEAVDKKADGLVLDLSNNGGGSLEDAVKIAGLFFQTGNVVKQSSKNEGRAESALRDTDPTVDWAGPLVVLTSRISASASEIVSGTLQDYKRAVIVGGDHTYGKGSVQSVLPIPNNLGAIKVTVGMFFIPGGKSTQHRGVDADVVLPGPYSTDDIGEKYMDYSLPPKTIEAFISPDAYVKEGPGAWKELKPEWLKSLRDRSSERVAKNDEFKKIVDELNKAKARGKVIRVSEVLKDKNEKDKKDKAKKTASKAKKNEEYLKRPDIQEAESVLLDLIQLQEGKALVTPKQANAK